In Candidatus Hydrogenedentota bacterium, the following proteins share a genomic window:
- a CDS encoding DUF5009 domain-containing protein translates to MAASTTAPANSAPAPQRLTSLDAYRGFVMFLMMAEVLRFHAVSQALPGNGFWAFLAHHQSHVPWVGCTLHDLIQPSFSFIVGVALPFSILARQLKGQSNARMTAHAFWRALLLILLGVFLRSTGKPQTYWTFEDTLSQIGLGYGFLFLLGFRSVRAQWSAFAAILAGYWALFAFYALPGPDFDWAAIGNPKDWPENLHGFAAHWNVNTNPAWKFDTWFLNLFPREKPFTANGGGYSTLSFIPTLATMILGLIAGGVLKDDRTHKQKALWLLAAGIVALASGWLLGKLGICPVVKRIWTPSWVLFSGGWCLLLLAGFYAVIDIANIKSWSFPLRVIGMNSIAAYCIAETLRNFTMGTLKTHLGQDFFKFAGDAYEPFFLGAAVLLVWWLVLYWMYRRKIFLRI, encoded by the coding sequence ATGGCGGCATCGACTACGGCGCCGGCAAATTCCGCACCGGCGCCCCAGCGGCTAACGTCGTTGGACGCGTACCGCGGATTTGTCATGTTTCTCATGATGGCGGAGGTGCTCCGGTTCCACGCCGTCTCGCAGGCGCTGCCCGGCAACGGATTTTGGGCGTTTCTGGCGCATCACCAGTCCCACGTGCCGTGGGTCGGGTGTACACTGCACGATCTCATTCAACCGTCCTTCTCGTTCATCGTCGGCGTGGCGCTCCCGTTTTCGATCCTCGCGCGGCAACTCAAAGGACAGTCGAACGCGCGCATGACCGCGCACGCATTCTGGCGCGCGCTGCTGTTAATCCTGCTTGGCGTCTTCCTTCGGTCCACGGGCAAACCGCAAACGTATTGGACCTTCGAGGACACACTCTCCCAGATCGGTCTCGGCTACGGGTTCCTGTTTCTGCTCGGGTTCCGATCGGTGCGGGCGCAATGGAGCGCGTTCGCCGCAATACTCGCCGGATATTGGGCCTTGTTCGCATTCTACGCGCTGCCCGGCCCGGACTTTGACTGGGCCGCAATCGGCAATCCAAAAGACTGGCCGGAAAACCTGCACGGGTTTGCCGCGCACTGGAACGTCAACACCAACCCCGCGTGGAAATTCGATACGTGGTTCCTCAATCTCTTCCCGCGCGAAAAGCCCTTCACCGCAAACGGCGGCGGCTATTCCACGCTCAGCTTTATCCCGACACTCGCGACTATGATCTTGGGCCTGATCGCGGGTGGCGTATTGAAGGACGACCGCACGCACAAACAAAAAGCGTTGTGGCTGCTCGCAGCGGGCATCGTCGCGCTCGCATCCGGCTGGCTGCTCGGCAAGCTCGGCATCTGCCCGGTCGTGAAACGCATCTGGACGCCAAGCTGGGTGCTGTTCAGCGGCGGATGGTGCCTGTTGTTATTGGCGGGGTTCTACGCGGTCATCGACATCGCAAACATCAAGTCGTGGTCGTTCCCGTTGCGCGTCATCGGCATGAACTCGATCGCCGCGTACTGCATCGCAGAAACGCTGCGCAACTTCACGATGGGCACACTAAAGACCCACCTCGGCCAGGACTTCTTCAAATTCGCCGGCGACGCCTACGAACCGTTCTTCCTCGGCGCGGCCGTGTTGCTGGTGTGGTGGCTCGTGCTGTACTGGATGTATCGCCGCAAAATCTTCCTTCGGATATAA
- a CDS encoding tetratricopeptide repeat protein, with translation MKAWRAPAAIASALIFATFALYARTASYEFVNYDDPGYVYANPHVRAGLTADTIPWAFTTGEQGNWHPLTWLSHALDWELYGDWAGGHHLTSVGIHAITTGLLFVWLIRATGALWPSAIVVAIFGWHPLHVESVAWVSERKDVLCAFFFVIGLIAYTEYRRRRSVVWYGAVTASLVLALLSKPMAVTFPCVLLLIDVWPLCAEGWRGRVLEKLPWFAIAAAHSVVTYVVQQAGQNTVGLHSVPLHIRLENAAASYGTYAFKTLAPYGLAVHYPYPPQGPALWHWMCGAAFVLGGSILAFALVRRAPHVFAGWFWFVGMLVPVIGLVQVGTQSHADRYMYLPQIGLAIAVVWSIHALAARSAKWRAFGAAAAAVALITYPMLTWQLVPTWKHSFALFRHALDVTENNATAHVNLGVAHYTMGEYDEAAKHTEEALRIRPNEFNALINLGLIQSERQLWGEAERLWRAALALDPGRADAHAFLGQALEKQGKIEEAAAEYAESVRLDPKVARTHELLGGALLTLGRDKEAEQAYRRAIELDAKRAGSWASLGVSLCSQWRFQESLQYFERALELDAFNADARLYYARALASAGDRGAALEQLGTLLSVHPGHAEGLALFQDIERATP, from the coding sequence ATGAAGGCGTGGCGCGCTCCCGCCGCGATCGCGTCGGCACTCATTTTTGCCACCTTCGCCCTGTACGCGCGAACCGCCTCGTACGAGTTCGTGAACTACGACGACCCGGGCTACGTGTATGCCAATCCCCACGTGCGCGCGGGGTTGACGGCGGACACGATTCCGTGGGCCTTCACCACGGGAGAGCAGGGGAACTGGCACCCGCTGACGTGGCTGTCGCACGCGCTCGATTGGGAGCTGTACGGCGATTGGGCGGGGGGCCATCACCTCACGTCGGTTGGAATTCACGCGATCACGACGGGCTTGCTCTTCGTGTGGCTGATCCGCGCCACGGGCGCGTTGTGGCCGAGCGCGATTGTCGTCGCGATATTCGGATGGCACCCCCTGCATGTCGAATCGGTGGCATGGGTATCCGAGCGCAAAGACGTTCTTTGCGCGTTCTTCTTCGTAATCGGATTGATTGCGTACACCGAGTACCGGCGGCGTCGCTCGGTTGTTTGGTACGGCGCGGTGACGGCGAGTCTCGTTCTCGCGTTGCTCTCGAAACCGATGGCGGTGACGTTTCCCTGCGTATTGCTGCTCATTGATGTTTGGCCCCTGTGCGCTGAAGGGTGGCGGGGTCGCGTTCTCGAAAAGCTGCCGTGGTTTGCGATCGCCGCCGCGCACAGCGTCGTCACGTATGTTGTCCAGCAGGCCGGTCAAAACACTGTCGGGCTGCACTCCGTGCCGCTGCACATTCGACTTGAGAACGCCGCTGCGTCGTACGGGACGTATGCATTCAAGACACTGGCGCCGTATGGGTTGGCCGTGCACTACCCTTACCCGCCGCAGGGTCCGGCGCTGTGGCATTGGATGTGCGGCGCGGCGTTCGTCTTGGGTGGCAGCATCCTGGCGTTCGCGCTGGTGCGCCGCGCGCCGCATGTGTTCGCGGGTTGGTTTTGGTTCGTGGGCATGCTCGTGCCGGTGATCGGGCTGGTGCAGGTGGGCACGCAGTCGCACGCCGACCGGTACATGTACCTCCCGCAGATCGGGTTGGCGATCGCGGTCGTATGGAGCATTCATGCGTTGGCGGCGAGATCCGCGAAGTGGCGCGCGTTTGGCGCGGCGGCGGCCGCCGTGGCGCTTATTACGTATCCAATGCTGACGTGGCAATTGGTACCCACGTGGAAGCACAGCTTCGCGCTGTTTCGACACGCGCTCGACGTCACGGAGAACAATGCCACCGCGCATGTGAACCTCGGCGTCGCGCACTACACCATGGGCGAGTACGACGAGGCTGCCAAGCACACGGAGGAAGCGCTGCGCATTCGGCCAAACGAATTCAACGCGCTCATCAACCTCGGGCTGATTCAGAGCGAACGGCAACTGTGGGGCGAAGCCGAACGGCTTTGGCGCGCGGCGCTCGCCCTGGACCCCGGCCGCGCGGATGCGCACGCGTTCCTGGGCCAGGCGCTGGAGAAGCAGGGGAAAATCGAGGAGGCCGCCGCGGAATACGCGGAAAGCGTGCGTCTGGATCCAAAGGTCGCCCGGACACACGAACTGTTGGGCGGGGCGTTGCTTACTCTTGGCAGGGACAAGGAGGCCGAGCAGGCGTATCGCCGCGCCATTGAGCTGGACGCGAAGCGGGCCGGGTCCTGGGCGAGCCTCGGGGTGTCTCTTTGCAGCCAATGGCGGTTTCAGGAGTCGTTGCAGTATTTCGAGCGGGCGCTGGAACTCGACGCCTTTAACGCGGACGCCCGGCTCTACTACGCGCGCGCACTGGCGTCCGCAGGCGACCGCGGCGCCGCGCTGGAGCAGTTGGGGACATTGCTGTCCGTTCACCCGGGTCATGCGGAAGGGTTGGCCCTGTTCCAGGATATTGAGCGGGCGACACCGTAA